A genome region from Bemisia tabaci chromosome 3, PGI_BMITA_v3 includes the following:
- the jv gene encoding uncharacterized protein jv isoform X2 — MSESPIEKNQDEKIDQQKSSNQVRSESGIGSPELRMRAKVITVESESLGSLSDCDTEPSTYATCCSECERSEDQNPTTIPAHPNNLPRRPRNDTPHLDSDHGPDTNNNKDPGKRGAERRERTQESRLHEAMNYQVKTNPKSGKKLEGEEMHIKITETKENIKAITTIHLFHTPDHSSEIEGNVSRKKRLFTPNKKPTETGSGGKYRKLFYELPDTSTGTHFAEEEFVYEPRFRTTTTKLVMKARSMINLNDEDQANGEHMAAASPDRTSGVRSSRSFRDIQRHKSEPDLDAIRTARESAKRFDFKDAGHCQHLHSESSDRVAAENMKNLAKDENRNILNLTDHSRSGTNTNHPARGTKTFDSARGASTLPKVRTNETRSGECWITGATFKTPTEVKPENFHWGTCPRRDRFCFYYPRKRNREIIDDELPDPDKVKDIRKKFEQTIKTEHASQTSPRPACGNRKSHFNTWSPTYHTYPTVEITQKSHKLSESPKYRYWSDTTSVSSGVASDFSCETDSESSPRAETLETYHRSESDPGQPVSADTLKKIRACGTSTTYYGGRVIACDKGTVRSPMTMTIMDEIRQNIKENEVNLQLGIKSLQNKYSGMKFKLVKSNSCGSRLELTGTNASRLRRQNQQEKRLERLESVSENDLTNPGHERKENTTHYPPEDTNLDKRSCSECSLPQERKQDVVEESFKCSILQENQQDAAEESPPKCSLPQEKEQEVPEESHYHSDYNSICLIENGEVQTSAQPGDLRDFIRAKGQSTRDIVKAFESAAHKEETPTAPWRSLVESRRQANRMAEVKRAPLFDEMEFEEFEVLDESAARKNANQSSPPVVIEQSS, encoded by the exons GTGAGAAGCGAGAGCGGAATTGGATCTCCGgaactgcgcatgcgcgccaAAGTGATCACGGTGGAGAGCGAGAGCTTGGGGAGCTTGAGCGACTGCGACACGGAGCCGAGCACCTACGCCACGTGCTGCTCCGAATGCGAGCGCTCAGAGGACCAGAATCCGACCACCATCCCCGCGCACCCCAACAACCTCCCCCGCCGCCCACGCAACGACACCCCCCACCTCGACAGCGACCACGGCCCGGACACCAATAACAACAAGGATCCCGGGAAGCGAGGGGCGGAGCGCAGGGAGCGGACCCAGGAGAGCCGGCTCCACGAAGCCATGAACTACCAGGTCAAGACCAACCCAAAATCAG GTAAAAAGCTCGAGGGTGAGGAGATGCACATCAAAATCACGGAGACGAAAGAAAACATCAAGGCTATCACAACCATCCATCTCTTCCACACGCCCGACCATTCCTCGGAGATTGAGGGCAACGTCAGCCGGAAGAAGAGACTCTTCACGCCGAACAAAAAACCGACCGAGACCGGAAGCGGCGGCAAGTACCGGAAACTGTTCTACGAGCTCCCGGATACGTCAACCGGTACCCATTTCGCGGAGGAGGAGTTCGTGTACGAACCCCGCTTCCGCACGACCACCACGAAGCTGGTCATGAAGGCGCGGAGCATGATCAACCTCAACGACGAGGACCAAGCGAACGGGGAGCACATGGCCGCCGCAAGCCCGGATCGCACATCAGGGGTGAGGAGTTCGAGGAGCTTCCGGGATATCCAGCGGCACAAGTCAGAGCCGGATCTGGACGCCATCCGAACCGCGAGAGAAAGCGCCAAGCGTTTCGATTTCAAGGACGCCGGTCACTGCCAGCACTTGCACTCGGAGTCAAGCGATCGGGTGGCAgcggaaaatatgaaaaacctCGCGAAAGATGAGAATAGAAACATATTAAACCTTACAGACCATTCACGTAGCGGGACGAACACGAAccatccggcccgagggaccaaaacCTTCGATTCCGCCCGGGGCGCGTCGACGCTCCCGAAGGTCCGAACTAACGAGACCAGATCCGGAGAGTGCTGGATCACCGGAGCGACCTTCAAAACCCCGACAGAGGTCAAACCCGAGAATTTCCACTGGGGCACGTGTCCCCGCCGCGATAGGTTCTGCTTCTACTACCCGCGGAAACGCAACCGGGAGATAATCGACGACGAGCTGCCCGATCCGGATAAGGTCAAGGACATACGGAAGAAGTTCGAGCAGACCATCAAGACGGAGCACGCAAGCCAGACGTCGCCGAGACCCGCGTGCGGGAACCGGAAGAGCCACTTCAACACGTGGTCGCCGACGTACCACACGTACCCTACCGTCGAGATCACGCAGAAGAGTCACAAGCTCTCGGAGTCGCCCAAGTACCGCTACTGGTCGGACACGACGAGCGTCTCGTCCGGAGTGGCCAGCGATTTCAGCTGCGAAACGGACTCAGAGTCTAGTCCCAGGGCGGAGACGCTCGAGACCTACCACAGGAGCGAGTCGGATCCCGGACAGCCCGTCTCCGCCGACACGCTGAAGAAGATCCGGGCGTGCGGGACGTCGACGACCTACTACGGCGGCCGCGTCATCGCCTGCGACAAAGGGACCGTCCGGAGCCCCATGACGATGACCATCATGGACGAGATCAGGCAGAACATCAAGGAGAACGAGGTTAACCTCCAGTTGGGCATCAAGTCGCTCCAGAACAAGTACAGCGGCATGAAGTTCAAGCTTGTCAAAAGCAACAGCTGCGGCAGCAGGTTGGAACTGACGGGCACCAACGCGAGCAGGCTCCGGAGGCAAAACCAACAGGAGAAGAGATTAGAAAGGCTAGAGAGTGTGAGTGAGAACGACCTAACGAATCCCGGTCACGAGCGGAAGGAAAACACAACGCACTATCCGCCTGAAGACACCAATTTAGACAAGAGATCTTGTTCGGAGTGTAGCTTACCCCAGGAAAGAAAGCAAGACGTAGTTGAAGAGTCTTTCAAGTGTAGCATACTTCAAGAGAATCAACAAGACGCGGCTGAGGAGTCCCCCCCGAAGTGCAGTTTACCCCAGGAGAAGGAACAAGAAGTTCCTGAGGAGTCTCATTACCATTCGGATTACAATTCGATCTGTCTCATTGAGAACGGCGAGGTCCAGACCTCGGCTCAGCCGGGCGATCTGAGGGATTTCATCCGGGCCAAAGGGCAGAGCACGAGGGACATCGTGAAAGCCTTCGAGTCGGCGGCCCACAAGGAGGAGACGCCAACTGCGCCTTGGAGGAGCCTCGTGGAGTCCCGACGGCAGGCCAACCGAATGGCAGAAGTCAAACGCGCTCCTCTCTTCGACGAGATGGAGTTCGAGGAATTCGAGGTCCTCGACGAGTCAGCTGCCAGAAAGAATGCGAACCAAAGCAGTCCGCCCGTCGTCATAGAACAAAGCTCGTGA